One segment of Carya illinoinensis cultivar Pawnee chromosome 13, C.illinoinensisPawnee_v1, whole genome shotgun sequence DNA contains the following:
- the LOC122291905 gene encoding receptor-like protein kinase HERK 1 yields the protein MFIVMGSRKPELLIWVLSILCLACFSSGFNPVNSYLVNCGSSTNSSIGDRVFVADNLASNLLSTPQDILAESSSKSFTFSEDSALYQTARVFTGSSKYTFSVRRSGRLWIRLYFYPFVYNTYNMSAAKFSVSTQDHVLLSNFGVKNTSILKEFSLNVTSNILVITFTPLGNSIAFLNAIEVVSVPDGLIANEVDTVNSPARFQGLLPLALETVWRVNMGGPKVTFDNDTLWRTWVPDRSFLLQENFAKDISNIAAVQYVKGGATEDIAPPTVYGTATEMNSSGDPNSNFNISWEFNVDPGFQYFVRFHFCDIVSKSLHELYFNAYIDSWIVLRDVDLTTYSFNTLGAAFYMDFVTLSAVSTKLRISIGPSLVGGAYPNAILNGLEIMKMNNSMGSLSAAASMIIPSDSSSKKNVGVIVGVSIGAFITVVLAVILFVLCRKGKKLALQRNSKTWVPISINGGNTQSMGSKYSSGTTASAISNYGYRIPFAAVQEATNNFDESWVIGIGGFGKVYKGVLSNGTQVAVKRGNPRSQQGLAEFQTEIEMLSQFRHRHLVSLIGYCDEKNEMILVYEYMENGTLKSHLYGSGLPNLSWKQRLEICIGAARGLHYLHTGYAKAVIHRDVKSANILLDENLMAKVADFGLSKTGPEIDQTHVSTAVKGSFGYLDPEYFRRQQLTEKSDVYSFGVVLFEVLCARPVIDPSLPREMVNLAEWAMKWQNRGQLEQIIDSTLVGKVRPDSLRKFGETAEKCLADFGVDRPAMGDVLWNLEYALQLQEAVTDGDPEENSTNMIGELSPQVNNFGSSSTNVSATQLGVSVVDDLSGVSMSRVFSQLLKSEGR from the coding sequence ATGTTTATTGTGATGGGTAGCAGAAAACCAGAGTTGTTAATCTGGGTTTTATCAATTTTGTGCCTGGCATGCTTTTCTAGTGGATTTAATCCTGTAAACAGTTACCTAGTAAACTGTGGATCATCCACCAATAGTTCAATAGGTGACCGTGTGTTCGTTGCCGATAACTTGGCTTCAAATTTGCTGTCAACCCCTCAAGATATTCTTGCCGAAAGCTCTTCAAAATCATTCACTTTCTCTGAAGATTCAGCGCTGTATCAGACAGCAAGAGTCTTTACTGGATCCTCAAAATACACGTTTTCGGTCCGCCGGAGTGGGAGGCTGTGGATCCGCCTCTATTTCTACCCATTCGTATATAATACTTACAATATGAGTGCGGCAAAATTTTCTGTTTCAACTCAAGACCATGTCCTTCTGAGCAATTTCGGTGTTAAAAACACTTCTATCCTTAAAGAATTTTCATTAAATGTGACATCAAACATACTTGTAATCACCTTCACACCTCTGGGCAATTCAATCGCTTTCTTGAATGCCATAGAAGTGGTTTCGGTCCCTGATGGACTTATTGCCAATGAGGTCGACACTGTTAATTCACCAGCAAGGTTCCAAGGGTTGTTGCCTCTAGCACTTGAAACGGTATGGAGGGTGAACATGGGTGGACCAAAAGTCACCTTTGATAATGATACACTTTGGCGAACTTGGGTTCCCGATCGAAGTTTTTTACTACAGGAAAACTTTGCCAAAGATATCTCAAATATTGCAGCTGTTCAGTACGTTAAGGGTGGGGCAACAGAAGATATAGCTCCACCCACTGTATATGGTACTGCCACAGAGATGAACTCATCGGGTGATCCTAACAGCAATTTCAATATTAGCTGGGAGTTCAATGTGGATCCCGGATTTCAGTACTTTGTTCGGTTTCACTTTTGTGATATTGTAAGTAAAAGTCTTCACGAGCTCTACTTCAATGCTTACATTGACTCGTGGATTGTTCTTAGGGACGTTGATCTGACTACTTATTCCTTTAACACCTTGGGTGCTGCATTTTATATGGATTTTGTTACATTGTCAGCTGTTAGCACTAAGCTCCGTATAAGTATTGGCCCATCTCTTGTAGGTGGTGCTTACCCCAATGCAATCCTAAATGGGTTGGAGATCATGAAAATGAACAATTCTATGGGCAGTCTGAGTGCAGCAGCCTCTATGATTATTCCTTCAGATTCGAGTTCAAAGAAAAAtgttggtgtgattgtaggtgTAAGCATTGGGGCCTTCATTACAGTGGTATTAGCTGTAATTCTCTTTGTGTTGTGCCGAAAAGGAAAAAAGCTGGCGCTTCAAAGAAATTCAAAGACATGGGTTCCAATATCCATCAATGGAGGAAATACTCAATCCATGGGAAGTAAATACTCTAGTGGAACGACTGCTAGTGCTATTTCTAACTATGGCTATCGCATTCCTTTTGCAGCAGTTCAAGAAGCTACAAACAACTTTGATGAGAGTTGGGTTATTGGGATTGGTGGTTTTGGGAAAGTGTACAAAGGCGTTTTAAGCAATGGTACGCAAGTGGCAGTTAAGAGAGGAAATCCTCGGTCCCAACAAGGACTTGCAGAGTTTCAAACTGAAATCGAGATGCTGTCTCAGTTCCGCCATCGCCATCTTGTTTCATTGATTGGATATTGTGACGAAAAGAATGAGATGATCTTGGTTTATGAATATATGGAGAATGGGACCCTCAAGAGTCATCTTTACGGTTCAGGTCTTCCCAACTTGAGTTGGAAGCAGAGGCTTGAGATATGCATTGGAGCAGCTAGAGGACTCCATTACCTCCACACAGGATATGCTAAAGCAGTTATTCACCGCGATGTAAAGTCTGCTAATATCTTGCTTGATGAGAATCTCATGGCGAAAGTTGCTGATTTTGGGCTCTCGAAAACGGGACCTGAAATTGACCAGACTCATGTCAGTACAgcagtgaaaggaagttttgggTATCTTGATCCAGAATATTTCAGAAGGCAACAACTGACGGAGAAGTCAGATGTGTATTCATTTGGTGTGGTTTTGTTTGAAGTTCTTTGTGCAAGGCCTGTGATAGATCCATCCCTTCCAAGGGAAATGGTGAACTTGGCTGAATGGGCAATGAAATGGCAAAACAGAGGGCAGTTGGAACAGATAATAGATTCTACTCTAGTGGGGAAAGTTAGACCAGATTCTCTAAGGAAGTTTGGAGAGACTGCTGAGAAATGCTTGGCTGACTTTGGTGTTGATAGGCCCGCAATGGGAGATGTCTTATGGAATCTCGAATATGCTCTTCAACTTCAAGAGGCAGTTACTGATGGTGATCCTGAAGAAAACAGTACTAATATGATTGGTGAACTCTCTCCACAAGTGAACAATTTCGGTAGCAGCAGTACTAATGTTTCTGCTACCCAGTTGGGTGTGTCAGTCGTGGATGATCTTTCAGGTGTTTCCATGAGTAGGGTGTTCTCACAGCTGTTGAAGTCTGAGGGTAGGTGA